In the Azospirillaceae bacterium genome, GGCGGACCAGTACCTCCCGAATCATCGGAACCACCAAGCCTTCGGCATCCGGCGTCGTGAACTGGATGCCGTTGTTGGTCGAAACCGGTGGATCCGGTGGGGAACCACCTGGATAGACAGCCCGGGAACTCGGCCGCGATTTGGGTGGCAGTCTTTCGTGCAGTTCGACGACAGCAAACCTGGAGGTGCGGTCGATGGCGACGAACAGGTGCAGCTTGCCTTGTTGGATCCGCACCTCGGCGATGTCGAATAGAAGAGGCCGACTGGGTAAGCATTGAAGCGTCCGTAAGCCGACGTGTCGCTAGGCACCTCGAACAGGTGGCTGACGGCGTGGTCCGGGCCTCCGGCGCGGCACGACTCCCTGCATGCGTCGAATTGCAGGTTGCTTTCCCGGCATGCAAATCTGCGGCTGGAAATTGGTAGCCCGCACCATCGGGCGGATCTCATCATTCCTCGGCTATGCGGCAAGTTCCGCTTCCGTCCGTTTGTCACATTTCATGCCGTTGAAGAATTAGCTATTAATGGCTATCCCGCAGCGCCTTACCCCTTCTTTTCGCATGGGATTGCCCGCAATGATTAACGCTCGCTCACTTTTTGAAAACCTCCCGCCCGATATCTACGAAAAAATGATTTCTTACGTCCGCGAGAACCCTCAGACATTGCTGGAGATTGGCGGCATCCGCCGCTGGCTTTCGTCCGTACGCTTCGAAAGCAACAAAAATAACATGAAAAAACCTGATGCACCTGATGAAAATTCCTATGATTACACCGTGGATTGGAACGTCTATTCCCTAAACAACCAAGTATCGAACGATCGCCCCGCCCACTTGATTAAACCAGTCACCGCAATACCACGAATTTCCAAAAACATAAAAGAAAAGAAATTGCTTTCCATTGGACCAAGGTCAGAGCATGAACTATTCATTCTTTATGGACACGGATTTTCACCAGAAAACGTGACGGCCATTGACTTGATGTCATACTCCCCGCTTATTCAAATCGGCGATATGCATTCCCTGCCATTTCCTGACAACAGCTTTGATGTCCTGGTGTGCGGTTGGACACTCGCCTACAGCACGGACAAGAAAAGAGCGGCCTCCGAGATGGCCCGGTGCGTGCGCCCGGGTGGAGTGATCGCAATGGGGAACTCGAATTTCGAGTTGCCTACCGTTGCATCAGTGCTCGACCTTTTCGGCAGTAATGTTGGTCAAGTGTTCTTCCAACATGACCGGTCAGACTGCGAAAATCCAGACGATGAAACCGGCCTTGTTATGACCGTATTTGAGATAGTCAAGAACGCCTAACAAAATCGGATTTTGGTTTTGAGAGGGAGGCATACGCCCCTTCTCTCATATTGCTGAGCGCACGTGTCCGTGCGCTCGGCCCTGCATCCGCACCTCTGGTGCGGGAACGGCAGTGTCCTTCCGCCGAGCGAAAGTCGAAACCTTCGCTCGGCGGTACCATCCCCTATACCCTATGGGCGATTGTCGAACCGTTGTTTCCCACCCGAACCGTCCACGGCGGGGAGTGCAAAGGCTACACGCCGACAGAGGCCACGACTTTGTACACAGTCAGCGGGTACTGCGTTGGCGGGGAGCCCGGAGCGGCACCGCTGATAGTGGAGCACGGCCGGCGGCAGGGGAGGTGCCGCTCCACCGTCGGCGTCAAGCATAACCCTCTACGGCCTAAAGGAACGGCCGGCAGGCTTCCAGATTCTGCCGCGGCGTTGGGCGGCGCTCTCCCGTACAATCTTGCCACGCTCAGTTTCGAGTGGCCAGCCGTGGTCGCTCGCGGGTCTCTGCCCAGGTAGCTCGGGAACACGGGTTCTGCCGCCCAGTTAAGGCAGCATCCACCACCCGGTTGCAAGACCGGCACCGATGGAGGTGCCCATGGTCCGACCGACCCCACAAGCGACCGTGGTGGTGCGCCCCCCCCGTTCAGAGTGGCCAGTTCCCCGCGAATGTAGCGAAGCTGAGGTGGGGTCCTCCACCAGGCGGAGATGGGATGGAGCAGAGCCGGTTCAGCGAGGAGCAGATCATCGGGATCCGGCGGGGGCAAGGGTCGGAGCAGAAGACCGCCGAGGTGCGCCGCCTCCACGGAATCTCGCAGACCACCCACTACCGGTAGAAGTCGAAGTACGGCGGCTTGGAGGTGTCCGGGGCCAAGCGGTTGCGGACGTTGGAGGACGAGGACGCCCGGCTGAAGAAGCTGCTGGCGCGCGAGGGACTGCAGGCGACCACGAAGATGCTGCTGCGGATCTACCGCGGGGAAGACTTGAAGGCCCGGCGCCGAAGTGGGCAGAAGCGGGCCGTGGGCACCAGCGGCGTTGCCGGACCGACGAACCAGCGGTGGAGCCTGGACTCTGTGTCCGACGCGCTGACCGCCAGTTGCCGGCTCCGCATTCTGCTGGTGGTAGACGACCCCACCCGCGCGTGCCTGACGCTGCTGGCGCGCACCTCGTTATCCGATGCCCGCACGGCACGCGAGCTGGACACCCTGGTGGCCCGACAGGGCCGGCCGTCCATATTTGTCAGCGACAACGACACCGAGCTGACCTCGGCGGCGATCCTGCGCCGGTCGCAGGGGCAGCGGGCGGCCCCTGGCACTACATTCAGTCCGGCAAGTCAACCCAGAACGCCCTCGTGGACAGCTTCCTTGGACGCCTACGGGACAAGTGCTTGAACGAGCGCCTGTTCACCAGCCAGCGCCAAGGTGGTTTTGGCCGCCCGGGCCGAGGGCGACGACACGGTGACGCAGCACTCCGGGCTGGGCGGGCAGAGCCCCGCCGCGTTCGCCGCACAACGGGGTCGGGGGGGGGCATGCCCCCCCCCGACCCCGTTGCAATCCTATCAACAACCGAGCACCAAGCCACAGGGCTCCACCTCTTACCGGGAACCCATCGGGGAGCTGGTCACCTGCCATGCACGGGCTTGGCAGAATGCTTTGTGGAAAGGTGCCCTACTCTACGATGTAACGCGCACCAAATCGCGGCCCCAAGGCAATGAGACCAGGATGGGGTGGGCTGGGGCATCGCGCAGTATCAATTGAGAACAAAGACGTCATATAGGTGAACTGCAGCATGATTCGGGGCTCCGATGTCGGGGAGCTACCCTTATGGAGTGCACGCGTATCGGCGGCAACCATATGCCCCGCTTTAAACGGGATCGACCGAATCCTATCGGCACCGTATGCGCTTTCCACCTCCTCGTCCGTGAACCGGCGGATTGTCCAGAACTGCGGCAGACGCACACGATGGGTGCCTGGAACATAATAGTGTTCGCCGCCGCTTGGGACATCAGACAAGAATAAAAATATCTTCAGTTGGTGGAACCCGTCCTTATCATTGTGGAACATTTGAGCAGTATAAGAATACTCCTCTTGCGTAAACTTCACGGGATTAATTTTCCACGCATGGCAATAGCCAAGCACTGGCTGAACACCAAAATATTGCTGGGCGATAGATACCAAATAAGGATCGGAGGCAAGGTTCATAATTTCGGATGATTTTGCAATGTACTCTTGCCTATATTGTATATACCCATCATTGCCGGTCAGAACATCAACGTCATCGTTCCCAGCGGCATCAACATACTGCCGAATGCGATCCAGCATATCCGCTGGCATCGCCCTTCCCAGAGGAACATACGACTCCTCGTGCAATCCACGGACAACCTCATAAATTGAGGGTGCTTCAGCCAACGATAGGCGGGAGTTCCCCTTGATTGCTTGAGGAGGAAACAGTTTTTCCAATTGATTGCGAGCAACGTCGTCGATTTTCCCCTCTGTCATAGAATGAAAAAAAACGCATGGCCTCGAAGCCTGCAGGATCGATACGACGCCCCTCGCAATAATCCTT is a window encoding:
- a CDS encoding class I SAM-dependent methyltransferase encodes the protein MAIPQRLTPSFRMGLPAMINARSLFENLPPDIYEKMISYVRENPQTLLEIGGIRRWLSSVRFESNKNNMKKPDAPDENSYDYTVDWNVYSLNNQVSNDRPAHLIKPVTAIPRISKNIKEKKLLSIGPRSEHELFILYGHGFSPENVTAIDLMSYSPLIQIGDMHSLPFPDNSFDVLVCGWTLAYSTDKKRAASEMARCVRPGGVIAMGNSNFELPTVASVLDLFGSNVGQVFFQHDRSDCENPDDETGLVMTVFEIVKNA